The following coding sequences lie in one Methylotenera versatilis 301 genomic window:
- the mraZ gene encoding division/cell wall cluster transcriptional repressor MraZ, which produces MFRGATSLSLDAKGRLAVPTKHREALQLQCAGDLVLTAHPHRCLLLYPQPAWEPIQAKMMALSSFDKQSSALQRLLVGFAEDVSMDSAGRMLVSPVLRDFAGLDKEVMLVGQGSHFELWNMEAWRAQLAQVMQDDNFSMPSELEGFSL; this is translated from the coding sequence ATGTTTCGCGGTGCGACATCATTAAGTTTGGATGCTAAAGGCAGGTTAGCAGTGCCAACTAAGCACAGAGAGGCTTTGCAGCTTCAATGTGCTGGTGATTTAGTGTTGACTGCGCATCCGCATCGTTGCTTGTTATTATATCCGCAACCTGCTTGGGAGCCGATTCAAGCCAAAATGATGGCGTTGTCGTCATTCGATAAGCAGTCAAGCGCTTTGCAGCGTTTGTTAGTTGGCTTTGCGGAAGATGTGTCTATGGATAGTGCAGGCCGTATGTTGGTGTCACCAGTGTTGCGAGATTTTGCAGGGTTGGATAAAGAAGTGATGCTGGTTGGTCAGGGTAGCCACTTTGAATTGTGGAATATGGAAGCTTGGCGTGCACAACTTGCACAAGTAATGCAGGACGACAATTTTTCTATGCCATCAGAACTCGAGGGCTTCTCGCTGTGA
- the ung gene encoding uracil-DNA glycosylase — translation MPQEKAGQLHPSWQAVIGEEFDKPYMQSLRAFLKQEKEAGKAIFPPSPLIFNAFNHTPFDKVRVVIIGQDPYHGIGQAHGLSFSVPEGVALPPSLMNIYKEIEADLGIKMSRKGDLTSWANQGVLLLNATLTVAMANAGSHQKRGWETFTDAAIAALNTQREGLVFVLWGSYAQKKGEMIDYKKHLVLKSTHPSPLSAHRGFFGNHQFSKINEYLIKHGQTPIEWQI, via the coding sequence ATGCCACAAGAAAAAGCCGGACAACTTCATCCTTCATGGCAAGCAGTCATTGGTGAGGAGTTCGATAAACCTTACATGCAATCTTTACGCGCTTTTTTAAAGCAAGAAAAAGAGGCGGGAAAAGCTATTTTTCCACCTAGCCCATTGATTTTTAATGCGTTTAATCACACGCCTTTTGACAAGGTACGTGTAGTCATTATTGGACAAGACCCATACCACGGCATAGGACAGGCTCATGGTTTAAGCTTCTCAGTGCCTGAAGGAGTAGCTTTACCACCTTCACTGATGAATATTTATAAAGAAATTGAAGCAGATTTAGGCATAAAAATGAGCAGAAAAGGTGACCTGACATCATGGGCAAATCAGGGAGTCTTGCTACTCAATGCAACACTGACAGTTGCAATGGCAAATGCAGGCTCACACCAGAAACGCGGCTGGGAAACCTTTACCGACGCCGCAATTGCCGCATTAAATACACAGCGAGAAGGATTAGTGTTTGTGTTATGGGGCAGCTATGCGCAGAAAAAAGGAGAAATGATAGACTACAAAAAACATTTGGTACTTAAATCAACCCACCCCTCGCCTCTATCAGCCCATCGCGGATTCTTTGGCAACCATCAATTCTCTAAGATTAACGAATACCTAATCAAACACGGACAAACCCCTATTGAATGGCAGATATAA